The DNA sequence TCGGCGGACTACCGCTCGTCGTTCCATGACGCCGCGCAGCACGGGCTGATCAGCGAGGAGCTCGCCGAGCGGCTGGCACCCGCGGCCGGGCTGCGCAACGTGCTCACCCACGAGTACGTCCGCGTGGACCTGGAGCGGGTGGCCGCTGCGGTCGGCGACGCCACCCGCGACTTCGGCGACTACGTCCGCGAGGCCGCCGCCTTCCTGCGCACCTTGCGGCGGGAGTGAGCGACGGGGGTGGGCGGTCCCGTGGCGTCTGCTCGGCCGGGTGCGACCTCGCCGCGGTCAGGGCACCGCCAACCGTGCCAGGTCCGGCGGCAGTGGTGCCCCCAGGGCGCGTGTGGACGACATCCCGGCTGACCAGCAGCGCCTCGCCGTCGTGCTCCCCGACCCGGACAGCGGTCACCAGATGATGAGGTCTCGCATCTCATCGCTCTTGGCGTCGGGCGGCTGCGGCGGCAGATGGAAGCAGGCGCGGCGATGGGCTTGCTGGAAGTCGGACAGGGTCGGCTCGATGACTTCCGTTGCGGGGCAGGACTCCCGGACGAGTCCGAGCACATCGACATCGGCGATGGCGTCGTGGGCGGCCCTGCGCGTGAAGTCGACGTTCCAGCGGGCCAGCTCCTGATACCGGTCAAGTCGCGTCGGCGCTGGCCGTGCGGCAGCAGGTGCAGCCCGTCCAGCAGCTCGGCCTGGGTGATCGTGGTGGCGAACAGCGAAGAGGCCGGTCCAGACGCGAGCCAGGTTGCCACCGATCGATGCGGCTGTAGGCGCAGCGCTTCGGAGACGACGGTGGTGTCAAGGACGATCATCGCGCGAGGGCAGGGGGCTCCCGCGGAGGTTCGCGGTCAGGCAGGGCCAGGTCGATGCCGCCGAGCGGATCGATGTGTCGGCG is a window from the Egibacteraceae bacterium genome containing:
- a CDS encoding HepT-like ribonuclease domain-containing protein, whose amino-acid sequence is MNARPVNAEVVQRRLEEMHALLGYLRTREDVTPADLRADIEVRLAVERALAQLVDHATSVNAHIVSGAGALPSADYRSSFHDAAQHGLISEELAERLAPAAGLRNVLTHEYVRVDLERVAAAVGDATRDFGDYVREAAAFLRTLRRE